In the Pseudanabaena sp. FACHB-2040 genome, TCATTGTCAGGCGTTAGGGCCAGGATGTCACAAATCTCGCCCATAACAGCATATCGCCGTTCCAACGGCTTAAGTAGAACTCCCAGCCTTGGGAGGTTTGCCGTAAAGAGGCAATACCGAATTCCATTTGGTACTCTGGAGATGTGTCTACTAGCTTACTACTTCTCTCGTTTCTCTATCATCCACTTAGTTATTTCATGGCAGGAACAAAATTGAAGTTATTCCTTTCTAGAGTTCGGTTACGCTTGTATTACGCCTGCCCAGTATACAAATGAGCGTTAGAACGTGATAGCGCATACCAACTTGAAAATTAATTGAAGTAACGCATTTTTGGAGAATAGACAGCATGGCAGACCAACACCCTTTGCTTCTACGAGCCGAACAAATTGCGGCAAAACTAAACAGCTTCTCTCATCCCTGGAATCCGAACTCTGAATTAACAGGAGCTCAACTAGGAAAGACAGTTGGGCTTCAGCGGACAGGAGTCAATTTTATCAGAGTTCCTCCCGGCAAAGAATCGTTTATCTATCATTCTCATCATCGTGAAGAAGAATGGATTTATATCCTATCGGGTCATGGTGTTGCAGAAATTGATGAAGCAGAATTTGAAGTCAACCCAGGAGATTTCATGGGATTTCC is a window encoding:
- a CDS encoding cupin domain-containing protein, yielding MADQHPLLLRAEQIAAKLNSFSHPWNPNSELTGAQLGKTVGLQRTGVNFIRVPPGKESFIYHSHHREEEWIYILSGHGVAEIDEAEFEVNPGDFMGFPTPSVAHHLKNTGDEDLVYLAGGENLDIEIAEFPRLKKRMIRREEAIDIYDFSDSKPFEPLET